A section of the Pochonia chlamydosporia 170 chromosome 2, whole genome shotgun sequence genome encodes:
- a CDS encoding F-box domain-containing protein (similar to Metarhizium robertsii ARSEF 23 XP_007823318.2): MSPRIFSCVLCGYLVCNYEDPSSASWLNQFRVLYTYQDKIAVTGVGIYDDPDGGDWIAPLDVSGRWDDEGYDFPDSDCIGVLRQRPVNGRFGFLFHEACWSLLDTAYSPNEVPCRALFEVCKSLPFPSEGTGLSWGHTFGGLVMVNNKDYYPWEDRFVDRDGDSLQCKAARRDPYHVPEIQLLHSERPKTPKFIKCSAEPRTVLRDCITALPQEICFQIASYLPTADALRARQASRSFVPIFYSHQFWASRFRGKNAERGWLFESHEWDNTSSDWRWLYYRTNKAHRKGGIRNRERVWKLIQKVQQALASRSSELSVIALPTSDPGTLTWLEATGNLHPEADARPYPGFNDGCRRFYEQQATIPSQLGQIVFSVVQLGDAEYIAGMRLIPKQGAAVELGYRTEGRESVLDLAILKGFNLAVGSRGIQGVQCMFEGGQTSPWIGCAQGSPKTRRLAISGPIAAVKAGFDGLKMVSLAVAKCIPVVTEIKTTEPYSLRDCAFWYPEIPGNELHLNDDYFTARHTSTTRYQPLCWTMFGGVNGSYLRNLTGISVTSLGTLRNVQFHFNAEDIPAANRRLGRFKTFEYSKTMHFDIDGPGGEFINAITISTNRGRSYHFRENEAVVESQLVENPIKIATGSTITGFYWSQHDIGLTALGVISEMVEKPIAM; the protein is encoded by the exons ATGAGCCCTCGCATCTTCTCTTGCGTTCTTTGTGGATACCTCGTCTGTAATTATGAAGACCCTAGTTCTGCATCCTGGCTAAACCAGTTTCGTGTTC TCTACACCTATCAAGACAAAATTGCAGTGACGGGAGTTGGAATCTACGATGATCCCGATGGCGGCGACTGGATTGCCCCCTTGGATGTCAGTGGACGATGGGATGACGAGGGATATGACTTCCCAGATAGTGACTGTATCGGTGTGCTTCGCCAGCGCCCGGTTAACGGCAGATTCGGTTTTCTGTTTCACGAGGCTTGCTGGTCACTTCTAGACACAGCCTATTCTCCCAACGAAGTCCCGTGTAGGGCTCTCTTCGAAGTGTGTAAGTCgctgccatttccatctgAAGGGACCGGCCTTAGCTGGGGTCATACTTTTGGGGGCTTAGTCATGGTAAATAATAAGGACTACTACCCCTGGGAAGACCGATTCGTCGATCGGGATGGGGACTCGCTGCAGTGCAAGGCTGCTAGGCGTGACCCATATCATGTTCCAGAGATTCAACTGCTTCATTCAGAGCGTCCAAAGACGCCAAAATTTATCAAGTGCTCTGCTGAACCAAGAACTGTACTACGGGATTGTATTACTGCGCTCCCTCAAGAGATTTGCTTTCAGATTGCTTCTTATCTTCCAACAGCGGATGCCCTAAGAGCACGCCAAGCTTCACGATCGTTTGTGCCAATCTTCTACAGCCATCAATTTTGGGCTTCCAGATTTCGGGGCAAGAATGCAGAGCGCGGTTGGCTATTTGAGTCCCATGAGTGGGATAACACGTCATCGGACTGGAGATGGTTGTATTATCGCACAAACAAAGCTCACCGTAAAGGGGGTATTCGAAACAGAGAAAGGGTCTGGAAACTGATCCAGAAGGTCCAACAAGCATTGGCCTCACGAAGCAGCGAACTTTCCGTGATCGCTTTACCCACATCGGATCCAGGCACTCTGACGTGGTTAGAGGCGACTGGCAATTTGCATCCGGAGGCAGACGCACGGCCATACCCTGGATTTAACGATGGTTGTCGTCGATTCTACGAACAGCAGGCAACTATTCCCAGCCAGCTTGGCCAAATTGTATTCAGTGTTGTCCAACTTGGAGACGCTGAATATATCGCCGGAATGAGACTTATCCCCAAGCAAGGGGCAGCTGTCGAATTGGGATACAGAACAGAGGGTAGAGAGTCAGTCCTGGATCTTGCAATACTCAAAGGATTCAACTTAGCTGTAGGGTCAAGAGGTATACAAGGAGTGCAATGTATGTTTGAGGGCGGCCAGACATCCCCGTGGATTGGATGTGCACAGGGGTCTCCAAAAACAAGGCGCCTCGCAATTTCAGGGCCAATAGCAGCTGTCAAAGCCGGGTTCGAC GGACTCAAGATGGTCAGTTTGGCTGTTGCAAAGTGTATCCCGGTTGTTACCGAAATCAAGACCACAGAGCCGTATTCACTGCGAGACTGTGCCTTTTGGTACCCCGAAATCCCAGGAAATGAGTTGCATCTGAACGACGATTATTTTACGGCAAGGCATACATCAACAACTAGGTACCAGCCGCTTTGTTGGACTATGTTCGGGGGGGTTAATGGTTCGTACCTACGTAACTTGACTGGGATATCTGTCACCAGTTTAGGCACACTGCGCAATGTCCAGTTTCACTTTAACGCCGAGGATATCCCAGCTGCAAACAGGAGGTTAGGGAGGTTCAAAACTTTCGAGTACTCTAAAACCATGcactttgacattgatggccCTGGCGGAGAGTTCATCAATGCTATTACG ATTTCGACGAATCGTGGAAGAAGTTACCACTTCAGAGAAAATGAAGCGGTTGTGGAGTCTCAACTGGTGGAAAACCCTATAAAAATTGCGACTGGATCTACTATTACCGGATTCTATTGGAGTCAG CATGATATTGGTCTCACAGCGCTTGGGGTCATTTCAGAGATGGTTGAGAAGCCGATAGCAATGTGA
- a CDS encoding glycoside hydrolase (similar to Auricularia delicata TFB-10046 SS5 XP_007341361.1), with amino-acid sequence MVLSKTYIPSDLSTSTSPLLDLDLPHGGDQHRRISATRPELYFPGHVSISVGAAWDRRKLSSFKQMIRSNWDQFFQTSTSVGYEYFMQQAVILFCGTPDINITRPDAAIWTFRQSHQQQHDCNKHQPRPQYALPTYRSGRPFAIDRAYKLSITAARSSTRWTDCKPGECTGRMQMFDVTVNNTGTTWVVSQPYVAVTLKGDSLTTHRQGKITRLRPGDSAILELGVQTDAVHVDRSVNAIAHWDDGGSCQGSTTFGFTASYGIPKYQANVASVSNHEVPNWYRDAKFGIFIHWGVYSVPAYSSEWYWKYQETKDSDVYNHHLATYGKSVVYDDFIANFTAANFNPKAWMDLISDAGAKYFVPTTKHHEGFALFNMSSSISNRNSVKLGPKRDLLGELFAAAKRYHPDIHRGTYFSMPEFFTPASPQNSGLDGSFYQGPPKNAYTGAEVPYTGFVQNDFVSGIQLPQMNILSNEYDTELMWCDIGGTSMVDQFAANFFNKAYSGNKPVAMNNRCGAVNGQSVPGDYGTPENTADLSFDPKPWEVCRTLDPNSWGYRADTPDSAYLTPSTIVFTLVDAISKGGNLLLNMGPKPDGTIKEIMQTNLRAAGKWIKAHSESIFGTKYWPAGKGGSGNFRYTVTDKAFYIHYLQKPNGKITITDPIPWMQSDKVTVVGGSKNGATITASASGSSVVLDVPQEISDADQYAWTFKITY; translated from the exons ATGGTGCTGAGCAAAACGTACATCCCAAGCGACctgtcaacatcaaccagCCCGCTCTTAGACCTAGACCTTCCCCATGGGGGCGATCAGCATCGGCGCATCAGCGCCACTCGACCTGAACTCTATTTCCCCGGACATGTCAGCATATCCGTCGGGGCAGCCTGGGATCGACGTAAACTTTCCTCGTTCAAGCAAATGATCCGTAGCAATTGGGACCAATTCTTCCAGACATCTACATCCGTCGGGTACGAGTACTTCATGCAACAAGCGGTGATATTGTTTTGCGGAACACCAGATATAAATATCACCAGACCCGATGCTGCGATATGGACCTTTAGACAATctcaccagcagcagcacgaCTGCAACAAGCACCAACCCAGACCTCAATATGCGCTTCCAACTTATCGCAGCGGCAGGCCTTTTGCCATTGACCGCG CATACAAGCTTAGCATCACCGCCGCTAGGTCCTCCACAAGATGGACGGACTGCAAGCCCGGCGAATGTACCGGAAGAATGCAGATGTTCGACGTCACCGTCAACAACACCGGCACAACATGGGTTGTATCTCAGCCGTACGTTGCTGTCACCCTCAAGGGCGACAGCCTCACGACGCACCGACAAGGCAAGATCACGCGCCTTCGCCCTGGCGACTCTGCCATCTTGGAACTCGGCGTGCAGACCGATGCTGTCCATGTGGACCGATCTGTCAATGCAATCGCTCACTGGGATGACGGAGGCTCTTGCCAAGGCTCTACTACCTTTGGCTTTACGGCTTCGTACGGTATTCCCAAATACCAGGCCAACGTCGCTTCTGTGAGCAACCATGAGGTTCCTAACTGGTATCGGGATGCCAAATTTGGTATTTTCATCCACTGGGGGGTATATTCCGTACCGGCATATAGCAGCGAGTG GTACTGGAAGTACCAAGAGACTAAAGATTCTGACGTCTATAACCACCACCTGGCAACATACGGCAAGAGTGTTGTTTACGAtgacttcatcgccaattTCACCGctgccaacttcaacccCAAAGCCTGGATGGACCTGATTAGCGACGCTGGAGCCAAGTACTTTGTGCCCACCACAAAACATCACGAGGGCTTCGCTCTGTTCAACATGTCCTCAAGCATTTCGAACCGAAATTCAGTCAAACTAGGTCCGAAAAGGGATCTCCTTGGT GAGCTCTTCGCCGCTGCGAAGCGATATCACCCTGACATCCACCGCGGCACCTACTTCAGCATGCCCGAGTTCTTCACCCCGGCGTCACCCCAAAACAGCGGACTGGATGGTAGCTTTTACCAAGGCCCCCCGAAGAACGCATACACAGGCGCAGAGGTCCCATACACCGGTTTCGTGCAGAATGACTTCGTCTCCGGCATCCAGCTGCCCCAGATGAACATCTTGTCCAACGAGTACGACACAGAACTCATGTGGTGTGATATCGGCGGCACGTCCATGGTAGACCAGTTCgcagccaacttcttcaacaaggctTACAGTGGAAACAAACCGGTCGCCATGAACAACCGCTGCGGCGCTGTCAATGGCCAGTCAGTCCCTGGTGACTACGGCACGCCCGAAAACACAGCCGACCTCAGCTTCGATCCTAAGCCATGGGAGGTTTGCCGCACCCTGGATCCCAACTCTTGGGGATACAGAGCGGACACACCTGACTCCGCTTACTTGACCCCAAGCACTATCGTGTTCACGCTCGTCGATGCCATTTCCAAGGGTGGAAACCTCTTGTTGAACATGGGTCCCAAGCCGGATGGTACCATCAAGGAGATCATGCAGACGAACCTGCGCGCTGCTGGTAAATGGATCAAAGCTCACTCTGAGAGCATTTTCGGCACCAAGTACTGGCCGGCTGGAAAGGGTGGATCTGGAAACTTCCGGTACACCGTGACCGATAAGGCTTTCTACATCCACTACCTGCAGAAGCCGAATGGCAAGATCACCATCACTGACCCGATCCCTTGGATGCAGAGCGACAAGGTCACCGTTGTGGGTGGCTCTAAGAACGGCGCTACTATCACTGCTAGTGCATCTGGTAGCAGCGTCGTTCTGGATGTACCCCAGGAGATTTCTGATGCGGACCAGTACGCTTGGACTTTCAAGATTACATACTAA
- a CDS encoding myosin-cross-reactive antigen family protein (similar to Metarhizium robertsii ARSEF 23 XP_007817382.2): protein MTTVEAQSIVKELSEWEFPLLFRMSLQFALFKTYGIPTISSLLVATRMFSNPENASKRYEDTSVLIGEFMAHAPNEERTRQAIGRMNSLHSPYIKAGKISNEDLLYTLSVFVTEPINWINTYEWRQLTDMEICAQGAFWKSIGDAMNIKYSGHLKRHTWKDGIEFYEDIADWAMQYELEHMVPAATNKQTATELFALLLFYVPRFLVPFSHQIIGVLMGERLRRSMMLVPLCSLPKSSQLLQ, encoded by the exons ATGACTACCGTGGAAGCCCAGTCAATAGTTAAGGAATTGTCTGAGTGGGAGTTTCCCCTGCTCTTCCGAATGTCGCTTcagtttgccttgttcaag ACCTATGGCATTCCAACTATTTCCAGTTTGCTCGTAGCGACGCGCATGTTCAGCAACCCCGAGAATGCGAGTAAACGATACGAAGATACATCAGTTCTAATAGGCGAATTTATGGCCCACGCGCCAAACGAGGAGCGAACTCGACAAGCAATAGGAAGGATGAATTCATTACACAGTCCTTATATCAAGGCTGGAAAGATATCCAACGAAGACCTTCTGTATACACTGAGCGTTTTTGTAACAGAGCCTATCAATTGGATTAACACATATGAGTGGCGGCAACTCACAGACATGGAGATTTGTGCCCAGGGCGCATTCTGGAAATCCATTGGTGACGCAATGAATATAAAGTACTCAGGACACTTGAAACGACACACCTGGAAAGACGGCATTGAGTTCTATGAAGACATTGCTGACTGGGCAATGCAATACGAGTTGGAACACATGGTGCCGgcagcaacaaacaaacaaaccgCCACTGAGCTCTTTGCACTATTGCTATTCTACGTTCCCAGGTTTCTTGTGCCATTCTCGCACCAGATTATCGGCGTTCTTATGGGTGAACGTCTAAGACGATCGATGATGTTAGTTCCCCTATGCTCCCTTCCCAAATCCTCTCAATTGCTACAGTGA